In Bradyrhizobium guangxiense, the following are encoded in one genomic region:
- a CDS encoding molybdopterin guanine dinucleotide-containing S/N-oxide reductase: protein MDDTIGFPDPGLDLSDGFRPHTSHWGVFSARQGAAGLEVRAYAGDPDPNGIIDNFPGALRHQARIAQPAIRRGWLERGPGPDNRRGRDEFVSVSWEKALDLLGDELGRIRDTRGPGAVFGGSYGWASAGRFHHAQSQVHRFLNIAMGGYVRSVNTYSSGASSVLLPQILAGYEDITKRNVTWEQIAAKTEIVLAFGGMALKNSMVAGGSISKHVERGAMAAARKRGCEFVLVSPLRDDLPVEAGAEWMSCVPGTDTALMLGIVHTLVSEGLHDQAFLDRYTEGWPVFLRYLTGESDGQAKHAEWAAAISGVAADTIRQLARRLAGKRALITVSHSLQRAEHGEQPVWMGMVLAAALGQIGLPGGGYAYSLGAIGYYGRRVNDVPGPTLGQGRNGVADFIPVARIADMLLNPGTTYRYNGETRTYPDIRLVYWAGGNPFHHHQDINRLRKAFAQLDTFVVHELAWTATARHADIVLPATMTLEREDIGYSTNDPLMVAMHQIAEPFGLARDDYDIFADLAERLGAREPFTEGRTSRQWLEHLYEPTRASLAKRGLEAPAFDEFWARGSLVVPQQPDDGGRLRRFREDPVNHALPTPSGRIEIFSAKIASHGDADCPGHPVWLEKTDMPKPGSPCFLVANQPVTRLHSQLDFGGHSLAAKHRGREVARMNPVDADARGIGDGDIIRLFNERGACLAAVHITDGIAPGVVQLPTGAWYDPMDPEDEAPLCVHGNPNVLTRDIGTSSLAQGCTGQLTTVEVEKFSGNLPPIRAFDPA, encoded by the coding sequence ATGGACGATACGATTGGCTTTCCCGACCCCGGTCTCGATCTGTCGGATGGCTTCAGGCCGCACACCTCGCATTGGGGCGTGTTTTCCGCGCGTCAGGGCGCGGCGGGCCTCGAGGTCCGGGCCTATGCGGGCGACCCCGATCCAAACGGCATCATCGACAATTTCCCCGGCGCGCTCCGCCATCAGGCGCGCATCGCCCAGCCGGCGATCCGGCGCGGCTGGCTCGAGCGCGGACCGGGTCCCGACAATCGCCGCGGCCGCGACGAGTTCGTCTCGGTCAGCTGGGAGAAGGCCCTCGATCTGCTCGGCGACGAGCTCGGCCGCATCCGCGACACGCGCGGCCCCGGCGCCGTATTCGGCGGCTCCTATGGCTGGGCGAGTGCCGGCCGCTTTCATCACGCCCAGAGCCAGGTCCATCGCTTCCTCAACATCGCGATGGGCGGCTATGTGCGCTCGGTGAACACCTATTCCTCGGGCGCGTCCTCGGTGCTGCTGCCGCAGATTCTGGCAGGCTACGAGGACATTACCAAGCGCAACGTCACCTGGGAGCAGATCGCGGCCAAGACCGAGATCGTGCTGGCCTTCGGCGGCATGGCACTGAAGAACTCCATGGTGGCCGGCGGCTCCATCAGCAAGCACGTCGAGCGTGGCGCCATGGCGGCTGCGCGCAAGCGCGGCTGCGAATTCGTCCTGGTCAGCCCGCTGCGCGATGATCTGCCGGTGGAAGCCGGCGCGGAATGGATGAGTTGCGTGCCCGGCACCGACACCGCACTGATGCTCGGCATCGTCCATACGCTGGTCAGCGAAGGTCTGCACGATCAGGCCTTCCTCGATCGCTACACCGAGGGCTGGCCGGTCTTCCTGCGCTATCTCACCGGCGAGAGCGACGGCCAAGCCAAGCACGCCGAATGGGCTGCGGCGATCTCAGGCGTTGCGGCCGACACGATCCGCCAGCTGGCGCGGCGGCTTGCCGGAAAACGCGCGCTGATCACCGTCTCGCATTCGCTGCAGCGCGCCGAGCATGGCGAGCAGCCGGTGTGGATGGGCATGGTGCTCGCGGCCGCGCTCGGCCAGATCGGCCTTCCCGGCGGCGGCTACGCCTATTCGCTGGGTGCGATCGGCTACTACGGCCGCCGCGTCAACGACGTGCCGGGGCCGACGCTCGGGCAGGGTCGCAACGGCGTCGCCGATTTCATTCCGGTGGCGCGCATCGCCGACATGTTGCTCAATCCCGGCACCACCTATCGCTACAATGGCGAGACGCGCACCTATCCGGACATCCGCCTGGTCTACTGGGCCGGCGGCAATCCCTTCCATCATCACCAGGACATCAACCGCCTGCGCAAGGCGTTTGCGCAACTCGATACGTTCGTCGTGCACGAGCTGGCCTGGACCGCCACGGCAAGGCACGCCGACATCGTGCTGCCTGCGACCATGACGCTCGAGCGTGAGGACATCGGCTACTCCACCAACGATCCTCTGATGGTCGCCATGCACCAGATCGCCGAGCCGTTCGGGCTTGCACGCGACGATTACGACATCTTCGCCGATCTCGCCGAACGTCTGGGAGCCCGCGAACCCTTCACCGAGGGTCGCACATCGCGTCAATGGCTGGAGCATCTCTACGAGCCGACCCGAGCCTCGCTCGCCAAGCGCGGCCTGGAGGCGCCGGCCTTCGACGAATTCTGGGCGCGCGGCAGCCTGGTCGTGCCGCAGCAGCCCGATGACGGCGGCCGGCTGCGCCGTTTTCGTGAAGATCCCGTCAATCACGCCCTGCCGACTCCGAGCGGCCGCATCGAGATCTTCTCGGCGAAGATCGCAAGCCATGGCGATGCCGATTGTCCGGGACATCCGGTCTGGCTGGAGAAGACCGATATGCCGAAGCCCGGCTCACCGTGCTTCCTCGTCGCCAACCAGCCGGTGACGCGCCTGCACAGCCAGCTCGATTTCGGCGGCCATTCGCTTGCCGCAAAGCATCGCGGCCGCGAGGTCGCGCGCATGAATCCGGTTGATGCGGACGCGCGCGGCATCGGGGATGGTGACATCATCCGGCTGTTCAACGAGCGCGGCGCCTGCCTGGCCGCGGTTCACATCACCGACGGCATTGCGCCCGGCGTGGTGCAGCTTCCGACGGGCGCCTGGTACGATCCGATGGACCCCGAGGACGAGGCGCCGCTCTGCGTTCACGGCAATCCGAACGTGCTTACCCGCGACATCGGCACCTCATCCCTGGCGCAGGGCTGCACCGGTCAGCTGACGACGGTCGAGGTAGAGAAGTTTTCAGGCAATCTGCCGCCGATCCGCGCGTTCGATCCCGCGTAG
- a CDS encoding RidA family protein: MINRISPYEGLLHEVVEHNGVLYIGGIVPEDTKLDMSGQAKDVLGQLTQLLKTLGSDPANVLQVTIYMTDLKEKAEFNAAWKAHFAEAHLPARAAIGVADLGPGVKLEMTAIAART, translated from the coding sequence ATGATCAATCGCATCTCGCCGTACGAAGGTCTGCTCCACGAAGTGGTCGAGCACAATGGCGTGCTCTATATCGGCGGCATCGTCCCGGAGGACACCAAACTCGATATGTCCGGCCAGGCCAAGGACGTTCTCGGCCAATTGACGCAGCTCTTAAAGACGCTCGGATCCGATCCAGCCAACGTCTTGCAGGTGACGATCTACATGACCGACCTCAAGGAGAAGGCTGAATTCAACGCGGCCTGGAAAGCGCACTTTGCGGAAGCTCATCTGCCGGCGCGCGCCGCCATCGGCGTGGCCGATCTCGGTCCGGGCGTCAAGCTCGAGATGACCGCCATTGCCGCCCGGACATAG